In Shewanella psychrotolerans, the genomic stretch TTCGTATTTCTACGATTGAACATCTGTTTGCTGCGTTAGCGGGGTTAGGGATCGACAATGCAGTTATCGACGTCGATGCGCCCGAAATTCCGATCATGGATGGCAGTGCTAGCCCATGGGTTTTCCTATTGCAATCAGTTGGCATTCAAGAGCAAGCGGCAGCTAAAAAATATCTAAGAATCAAGCGCCCTGTGCGTGTTGAAGATGGCGACAAGTGGGCAGAGTTACGTCCATTTAAAGGGTTCAGAGTCGATTTTGCTATCGATTTTAATCATCCTGAAATCGCCAGAAGTCAGCAGCATATGGTGATGGATTTTTCATCGTCTGCATTCGTTCGTGATATCAGCCGTGCGAGAACCTTTGGGTTTATGCGCGACATCGAATATTTGCGAGCCAATAACCTGGCGTTAGGTGGCAGCATGGAAAATGCCGTTGTGCTTGATGAATATCGCGTCCTCAACCCCGATGGT encodes the following:
- the lpxC gene encoding UDP-3-O-acyl-N-acetylglucosamine deacetylase is translated as MIFQRTVKEMVKTTGVGLHSGNKVTLTIKPAPVNTGIVLVRTDLTPSVAIAAKADQVRETTMCTALVNDDGVRISTIEHLFAALAGLGIDNAVIDVDAPEIPIMDGSASPWVFLLQSVGIQEQAAAKKYLRIKRPVRVEDGDKWAELRPFKGFRVDFAIDFNHPEIARSQQHMVMDFSSSAFVRDISRARTFGFMRDIEYLRANNLALGGSMENAVVLDEYRVLNPDGLRYEDEFVKHKILDAFGDLYVAGHAIVGEFCAYKTGHALNNQLVRALLAEQDAWELVSFEKEEEAPVSFAVPTSATFA